The DNA window CAtcccaggagctgggctgccaTGAGCTGAGCCAGTCCCAAACACatagctgctgtgtgcagagggGTAGAGGAGCTTTTGGAGGGGGGTCAGTCCCAACAGTtcgttctttctttctttctttccttctttccttctttccttctttccttctttccttctttccttctttccttctttccttctttccttctttccttctttccttctttccttctttccttctttccttctttccttctttccttctttccttctttcctttctttcctttctttccttctttctttccttctttcctttctttccttctttccttctttcctttctttctttcttgtttatttatttctaagttGAAAAAGCAAACTCCCAATTTGAACAGAAGGTGGAGTTGCTACCCTGTCCCAGACACAGCCACATAAAGCCTGGGTGgggaggaagctggggctgaaGGACTGTGGAGGCCCAGCAGGAATAGGGGCCTGGGGGAGGTGAGATGGGGTTGGGAGGGGATGGAGAcccctgggctgctgcagcttctgcctcACTGCAGGGGTGAACATTGGTGGTGCCGGGTCGTACATCTATGAGAAGCCTCAGATTGAGGGGCAGACTGCACCAGGGCCCATTGAGCACCCAGCCAGGGtggaggagaggaaggtgaATGCTGCTCCGCCCAAGGGACCCAGCAAAGGTGAGAAGGGGGGCACGGGGCAGCCAGCTGGGGGCTGGATGAGGTGTCCCACACTCATGTCCCTCTGTCTTACAGCCTCCAGCGTCACCACCTTCACCGGGGAACCCAACATGTGCCCACGCTGCGGCAAGAGGGTCTACTTTGGTAAGGCTGTGGTGGGTGCTGGGCACGTGCCCCGTGTTGGCACTTGGTGGGGGTGGCTGGGCTCCGTGGGGTTTTTATCCAAAGACGTGATATCCCCACGTGCTGGTGACGTGTGTGTGGGATCCTCTTGTCCCCGCTGCAGCCGAGAAGGTGACCTCGCTGGGGAAGGACTGGCACCGGCCCTGCCTACGCTGCGAGCGCTGCAGCAAGACGCTGACCCCCGGGGGTCACGCCGAGGTAAGGGCGGCCACCCCCGGCCCCGCACCGCAGTGCTGTACCGTGCCGGGCTGCGCCGTGCCGGGCTGTGCCACCGCGAGAGGGCAGCGCGGCTCCGCGCAGCGCCCTGCACAGCCCGATGGTGCCGTACAGTGACACGTCTCTCTCCTCCTCGCGCAGCACGACGGGCAGCCCTACTGCCACAAGCCCTGCTACGGCATCCTCTTCGGGCCCAAGGGTGAGTGCTGGGGGTGCGGGGCTGGGGGATGCTCCTCCTACTCGCATCACCACCGCTGTGCACGTCCCTCCTTGCAGGTGTCAACACCGGAGCCGTGGGCAGCTACATCTATGACAAAGACCCTGAGGCAAAGAACCAGCCCTAGGCGGCCCCCCACCTCCCACACCTACAAGTACCGGAGCAGCCCTCGGCCACGGAGCTGTGCTCTCTGCTGTCTCTATAGAACCTCCGGGTTCTGTACCATAGTCCCTAATATAAGCTTCAGTGTTTAAAGGCAAAGGTAGAAGGCATCTCTGCTCATCCCCTGTGCACTCTGCCCTCCCCAGGACGGGCTGGCAGGGTTGGTCACTGCTGTCCCAGTTCAGGGGATGCTGTGACACCAGTGACATGTGGCCCCCgccagctcagctcctgcatcCCCATCCTTGCATCCCCCAACCCACCCCGCTGTGGGGTCCAGCTGCTCCCCGTGcccgggggtgggggggggaggggaggcagAGCGCACTGGGCACTGAGCCTGAGGTTTCCCGTCGCGGTGTTTATTTATGAGCTGTTGTCATTGTGCTCCCAGCTGTGGGGACACCCCCTCGCCCCGCCCCTACGCGCACGCTGCTTGCGCTGCCCACCCACCCGGCCGTGCGCTCCCCGGACTTTTGTTATTTGCTGATAATAAAGGTTTTGagagagctgctgtgtgctgggctccGGGGATGGGCGGGGAACCTCCTATCCCCGTCTGTTCCTTGTGGGATGCACGGGCCGCCCCGGGCCGTGGGGCACGGAGAGGCGGTGGGTGCTGTTGGCTCCCCGCGGCAGCCCGCAGCCCTTTCCCAGGCACGGTGCAGCGGTCCCTGCGCCCGGGAAGCGGATGTGTATGTTTGTGTTTGGTGGTGTTCCTATGGAGACCTGGCCCCGCCGAGCTCCTTCCCTGACCCACAGCAGAGGGCCCGgccccacaggcagcagcactgtgctgtgctgcagcggTGCTGGGATGAGGGTCACTGTTGCCCCCTCGACTCTGTAGCATGGCAGGGTGAAAATGGCACTGCTCACCTGCAAGCTGGTAccaagctctgctgctctccttgaAACCCTTAAGGCAGTATCTTGTGCAGCCCTGCATCCTGGGGACACAGTGAGGAGCAGTGGGCACTGCAGGTGGCACCAGGGGTGGTTCTGGAGTCCTGCATAGCCTAACCCAAGGGCTCAGGGTGGTACtggtgcagcag is part of the Excalfactoria chinensis isolate bCotChi1 chromosome 8, bCotChi1.hap2, whole genome shotgun sequence genome and encodes:
- the CRIP2 gene encoding cysteine-rich protein 2 isoform X1 gives rise to the protein MASKCPKCDKTVYFAEKVSSLGKDWHKFCLKCERCNKTLTPGGHAEHDGKPFCHKPCYATLFGPKGVNIGGAGSYIYEKPQIEGQTAPGPIEHPARVEERKVNAAPPKGPSKASSVTTFTGEPNMCPRCGKRVYFAEKVTSLGKDWHRPCLRCERCSKTLTPGGHAEHDGQPYCHKPCYGILFGPKGVNTGAVGSYIYDKDPEAKNQP
- the CRIP2 gene encoding cysteine-rich protein 2 isoform X2, translating into MCPRCGKRVYFAEKVTSLGKDWHRPCLRCERCSKTLTPGGHAEHDGQPYCHKPCYGILFGPKGVNTGAVGSYIYDKDPEAKNQP